The window CGCCGGGGTGGCCCTCTCCCGCAACATCCTCTACAGCGCCATCGGCCTGCTCATGGCGCTGCTGGGGGCCGGCTCGCTCTACATCTTCCTGGGGGCCGACTTCCTGGCCGTCACCCAGCTGCTGGTCTACATCGGCGGCGTCCTGGTCCTCATCATGTTCGCGGTGATGCTGACCAACCGCATCACCGAGATCACCGTCTCCAACTCCAGCGTGGGCCTGTTCGGCGGCGTCATGCTCTTCCTGGCGACGGCCCCGGTGCTGGTGGCGGTGGCGGTGCTGACCCCCTTCGCGGCCCAGGTCCCGGGCCCCATGGAACACACCACCGCGGCCATCGGCGACGGGTTCCTGACCCGCTGGCTCCTGCCCTTCGAGGTCGCCTCGCTGGTGCTGCTGGCCACCCTGGTCGGCGCCGTGGTCATCGCCCGCAAGGAGATCAAGGCGGACTGAGGTCTCCCGCCCCGGTCCCCCTCGATCCGGCCCCGCCCCCTAGGCCCTGGAGAACACATGCAGGTCTCCCTCCCCCACTTCCTCGTCGTCGGCGCCCTGCTCTTCAGCCTCGGCCTGGTGACCGTCGCCACCCGGCGCAACGCCGTCGGCATCCTGATGGGCGTCGAGCTCATCCTCAACGGCGCCAACGTCAACTTCGCCGCCTTCAACCACTACGTGGTGGGCGGCATCTCGGGGCAGGTCTTCGCCCTCTTCGTCATCGTGCTGGCGGCCGCCGAGGCCGCCGTGGGCCTGGCCATCGTCCTCGCCGTCTTCCAGACCTTCAAGACCATCGACGTCCGCTCCGCGGACCTGATGCGGGAGTGACATGGAACACCACGCCACAGAGCTCGCGCCGCTGGTGGTGAGCCGGGTCTCGTACCTCTGGCTCATCCCGCTCTTCCCGCTCATCGGCGCCACCATCAACGCCGCCTTCGGCTGGAAGCTCCAGGCCCTCTTCGGCGAGAAGCCGGAGGCCAAGGGCGGCCGCGGCAAGCAGCTGGTCCACTCCATCGCCGTGACGGCCATGGCGGCGGCCTTCGCGGTGGCCCTCTACGCCTTCTTCCAGCTCAAGGCGCTGCCGGCCGAGGACCGCTTCATCCAGCAGACGCTCTGGAACATGTTCACGGCCGGGCGGCTCTCGGTGGACCTGGCC is drawn from Anaeromyxobacter sp. and contains these coding sequences:
- the nuoK gene encoding NADH-quinone oxidoreductase subunit NuoK — its product is MQVSLPHFLVVGALLFSLGLVTVATRRNAVGILMGVELILNGANVNFAAFNHYVVGGISGQVFALFVIVLAAAEAAVGLAIVLAVFQTFKTIDVRSADLMRE
- a CDS encoding NADH-quinone oxidoreductase subunit J, producing the protein MTLLAIKPAEQAVAARAATPLTLPDILFYLLAALTVAGAAGVALSRNILYSAIGLLMALLGAGSLYIFLGADFLAVTQLLVYIGGVLVLIMFAVMLTNRITEITVSNSSVGLFGGVMLFLATAPVLVAVAVLTPFAAQVPGPMEHTTAAIGDGFLTRWLLPFEVASLVLLATLVGAVVIARKEIKAD